The DNA region ATATCTAACCTCCGTGTCCTCAATAAAATATCTTGCCGGATTGTTATTTACAACAAAGGCTTCAAAGGGAATCTGTTGTAGAATATGGTCAGATATAATTGTTATCTTTTTGTTTTTTACTTGCTCATAAACCTGTTCAGGAACCAATTGTTGAAAAACATGATTAGAAAGTTGATTGTATGCCGCAAGCGCCGCTCTGTTTATAGTCAAGTTGGTCAGTTGCCTATAAAGCTGAATAATATCTTGATTCAGATCTTTTGCATTTTTCAGCTTGAAAAATTGTGTGTCGTCTACAGTGGTTAAAAGGGCATAGCCTTGTTCGTCGTTCAAGATATATTGTAACACTACTTCATCCTGAGAGATAAACTTTTTTTTAAATTCGGAATAGGGGAGGATGGACGCTTGTTTGCTCAGTTTTTCATAATCGGGAAATACACTGCTTAAAGAATCTTTAAAAGAGGAATACGTATTTTTATGATTATATATTACGGATTTTAAATTTAAAAGCGTGTCTTGAGATTTCGTGTTACTATTCTTCAATTTACTTTCTGCTAAGAATATAGACTGCTTCAACTCGTATTCCCGTTGTATGGTTCCTTTTGGTAGCCGAGTAATTTCTTTTGCTTGTTCAGCCGTAATATCTTCTAGTAATAGTAGCGCTTTATTTCGCTCCATAAAATAAAAAGCATCTTGTGGTTTATTGAGGAGATAACATACTTCCACAGCCTTTGTATATAGCGAAGCTCCCTTTTCTCGCCAGAAAAGTTTCGATTTATTCTCTGTGCTTTCAGAACGAATAATGTCAACTAACTTATCTGCCAATGAAAAGGTGGTTAACGAATAGTCTAGGTACTTAGCGTTGTTGTCATATTTATAATAATTAAGCCAGCAGTTTGCCTTTGCAATCAAATGGTTTAATAAATAGAGTTTAGTTGTTGAAAGTTCTAGGTCTTCAGATGAGCATTGATTACGGCTATTTATTTCTCTGTTTTTGTTCGTTGCCCAAACAATGGCTTTTTGGTAATTAAATAGTGCTTTTTTAAAATCATTCTGAGCATAATGCAAATCACCTATAATTTCATAAGTTCTAGAATTGTCCGGGTTAAATAATTCCGCTCTGGATAAGTATTTATCTGCTATTGAGAATTCGTTTAATCGGATATGGGATTTGGCAAGACTGTTTAGCACTAAGTTGATGTCATAGGAATAGAGGTTGGCGGAATCCTTTAATACTTTTTGGTGGTAGGTAATAGCTTCTCTAAACTGGCCGGTTTCCAATAAACGATCTCCTTCTGTATGGTTAATATCATCTGTCAAGTAAAAATCATCAATAGCTGATTTTTGTAATATTGAGTCTGCAATTTGCAAATGGCCCTTAATTTGTAAAGAATGCTCCTTAATGCCCATTTCAGAATAGATAGTTGCTATATCTAAATGAATCTCTATTAATGTGTATTCTTGCTCCGGTAACTTTTCATAAAATAGAACCGCTTGATTTAGATACGTTAATGCCTTATAAAAATCCCCCATTTTGAAATAGAGCATGCCTAGATATCTATTTCCTTTTTCGACTAACCGTTTGTCTTTTCCTGAATCTATAAGCAGTTGATAGTAATCTTCAGCGATAAAAATTTTTCCAATCAAATAGTTATAATAGGCCAGATTAAAGATTGTTTTTTCTAGGGAACCATTGTTTAAACTCCTTATGTTCTTTTTTAGAATAAAAGCCTTTTGAGTAAAAAATATAGCTTTTTCCATATCATCATTATGTCCGCTTTCCCACCAATTGATATAGAACCATTTCCCGGCAACGTCGTGATAAAATTCAGCTAAGATTTTATTGTCTTGTTCCGAGTCCATTTTTATAATTAAGGAATCAATTTGTGTTTGACGAATTTTTAATGAAGTATCGGAATGTATAATTTTTATTAGGGCATCGTCTTGCGAATAACAGAAGCCTGTTAAAAGTAGTAGATAAAGAGCTATTATTTTTTTCATAAACCGTATTGGGAAACACATGGTATTGTGGCTCAGTGGAATATATAAAAAATCCACCTAACTATATAAATTAGGTGGATAAATCAATGAAGGTTGTACTTCTAATTGTTAAAAATTATTGGAGTTTTACGTATGTGCCATTAGCTATAGATGAAATTAAACTATTCGAGTAATGAACAATACCGTAGGTGTTGTTAAGAAAATTGTATTTTAAATCTCTGGGGTTAGGCTTTCCTCTTTCGATAGATGTTACTCCCAATACCCCTGTTACATACGCAGTACTAAAAGAAGTACCCTCTATATCGCGGTAGCTTGTATTTCCAAAGGATACTAACCAACCGTCATAAGGAGCAGCGACATCAGTACTAATGTCTCCAAAATTTGAGTCAGGATGGATAAGCATTCTGGCGTAGGGGCTTGTATTATATTTATAACCTCCCACACTTAAGATATTCTCCGAGGCAAATCCGGATGGAAAATGTTTTTTAGAGCCATAGTCGGTATCCAGACCATCGTTACCGGCCGAAGTTACTACAAGTGCACCTGTTTGACCTAATTCATCAATCATGGTATTTAGAAGGCTGTTTGGGTCAAAAAGAATCTTGTCGATACTTTTGCCAAAACTAGCGTTTACCATATCAATTGCACCACCTTTCGCTTGTACTTTTTGAATATATCCAAAAGCACAAACTACATTCCAATATGACCCTTCACCATTTTTCTTGAAAGCTTTAACAGGTAGAATACTATAACCGTACTGTTTGTTATCTAATTGTGTCGTAATAATTTTGGTTACCAATGAACCATGCCCATTAAAATCAAGTATATCATTAGGAGCTCCTTCATCAGTGAAATTCCAACCAGTGATATTATTGTCGCAATTAGTCAAATTAGATGTGTCGTATAAATAAGGCTTTTTAAAAGGATCGTCGGTAAAAGGTTGCCCATAGTCTATACCACTGTCTATAATAGCTATATTTATACGGTCTTTAGTTATTGTAGAAATTAGATTCCCTTCAATTTGACCGGCTGCACCTTTTGTTTCATAACCTTTTATGGGCTCTATCGTCATATCAAATAAGAAATCACCTTCTGCATCTGGTCTTCTGCGTAATCGTTCTACCGCGAATTCAACAGGTTCTTTATTTGGATCAATACCCCATAACTCTAAATTGGGGTCCCCACATGAACATGGTTGGTAATTATTTTCAGAACCATAATCTTTTCGAATATCATTTTTTTCTGATTCGGAAAGATTGTCTTCAAACCTAACTATTATCTGAGAGTCAGAGTACCCGTTTGTTGTGGACAAGTCTTTTCCTTTGCCTAAATCATTTTTAACAGACCCACTAAAATCTTCTAGTTTAGTACAGGAAGCTAATATAAGTGCAGTTGTTAATAAAAGAGTAATTTTCATTTTCATAATTGAGGGTTTTAGTGGTTAAATAGTGCTACTTAATGTTCTAAACTAGGTAAAGGTTAACAATCGGTTTTATTTATTGTAAGAAGTAAGCTCTGATCGGCTAACAAGGTTTCCGTTCTTTTTATACGATTCTTGTTTTATCATTCCCACGCCTTCGGCAAGCCATAGTTTAGATTCCATCTCTATAGTAGCTCCCATTGTTTTAGTGGTGCTGTTTTCTGTAAGTAGATAGCATTCAAAAGTGCCTGCAGACGTGGTAATGCTCTCTTTTTTTTCTACTTTTCTGTCTGTTTGGTCAACAGATATGTTCATATTAATACCGGACATGCTCATTGCTATCTTTACATTGGCGTCATTTAATTGTTGGCCTACGCTGAGGTCATTTGGCAGTTCAATATCGGTTCCGGAAATATCCATATCAAGACCCATTTCAGAATATTGTTGCATCATTTGTGATGGGAAAAGTGATTTGTAATCAACGGTAACCATTCCGTTTTCACAGGTAAAGGAATAACTGCTTTCAAAGACATCTTTTCCTTTTTTGTCTTTAAATTTCATGTCAAAAGTGGCGGCAGAGGCAGAACCTTCTTCACGAACATCAGCAATAGTGTAGTTTACGCTACCATCAACTTTACCTTTTTTATCATAATTGGTGTATTCAAATGAGCTTCCTTCTTCCAATGGATAGAATTTACTACAACTTTCTTGAGCAAAAATGACGTTGGTAGTAAAGAAGCATAATAGGGTAATCATTAAAGGGGTTTTCATAATTTTCATTTTATATTCTTTTATAATTTGATAAATTCTACACGTCTGTTTTGGGTTTTTCCATCTGCTGTGTTGTTGTCGGAAACAGGCTCTGTCTCTCCTTTGCCTTCAGTAGTTAATCTGTTTGAAGAAACGTTGTATATAGATGTCAAGGCACTTTTTACGGATTCAGCTCTGTTTTGCGATAGTTGCATGTTTTTATTATCATCTCCGTCCGCATCTGTGTGACCAACAATTTTTAACTGTATGGAACTGTCTTGCTGAAGTACCTGATAAATCTGGCGAATGATACCCATAGATTGCGGTTGAATGTTGGCCGAACCACTATCGAACAGAATACCGTTTGTAGATATTTTGCCATCTGCTAACAACTGTCTTCTAAGGTCAACACCTCCTTCGGCAATTTTTATATTACCGATAAGAACAGACTCTTTTTCCGTATCCGTACCGCGTAGTATAAATTTAATGCCTTGCATTTGTACGTTTGCCGGTAGCAACCTGGGAACGTCTATATATTTGCTTTCA from Zobellia alginiliquefaciens includes:
- a CDS encoding TapB family protein, with protein sequence MKTPLMITLLCFFTTNVIFAQESCSKFYPLEEGSSFEYTNYDKKGKVDGSVNYTIADVREEGSASAATFDMKFKDKKGKDVFESSYSFTCENGMVTVDYKSLFPSQMMQQYSEMGLDMDISGTDIELPNDLSVGQQLNDANVKIAMSMSGINMNISVDQTDRKVEKKESITTSAGTFECYLLTENSTTKTMGATIEMESKLWLAEGVGMIKQESYKKNGNLVSRSELTSYNK
- a CDS encoding CHAT domain-containing protein, giving the protein MKKIIALYLLLLTGFCYSQDDALIKIIHSDTSLKIRQTQIDSLIIKMDSEQDNKILAEFYHDVAGKWFYINWWESGHNDDMEKAIFFTQKAFILKKNIRSLNNGSLEKTIFNLAYYNYLIGKIFIAEDYYQLLIDSGKDKRLVEKGNRYLGMLYFKMGDFYKALTYLNQAVLFYEKLPEQEYTLIEIHLDIATIYSEMGIKEHSLQIKGHLQIADSILQKSAIDDFYLTDDINHTEGDRLLETGQFREAITYHQKVLKDSANLYSYDINLVLNSLAKSHIRLNEFSIADKYLSRAELFNPDNSRTYEIIGDLHYAQNDFKKALFNYQKAIVWATNKNREINSRNQCSSEDLELSTTKLYLLNHLIAKANCWLNYYKYDNNAKYLDYSLTTFSLADKLVDIIRSESTENKSKLFWREKGASLYTKAVEVCYLLNKPQDAFYFMERNKALLLLEDITAEQAKEITRLPKGTIQREYELKQSIFLAESKLKNSNTKSQDTLLNLKSVIYNHKNTYSSFKDSLSSVFPDYEKLSKQASILPYSEFKKKFISQDEVVLQYILNDEQGYALLTTVDDTQFFKLKNAKDLNQDIIQLYRQLTNLTINRAALAAYNQLSNHVFQQLVPEQVYEQVKNKKITIISDHILQQIPFEAFVVNNNPARYFIEDTEVRYAYSMSYLEAKTRVSSSPSKEFYAIAPVQFASLGLPNLMFSGSEIEEVQKIFPGNIDLKDEATKSAFVNNFEDYRIVHLSTHADVGQSEDPWIAFNDDKMFLNEIYATKNQAEMVVLSACNTSIGELKKGEGAMSLARGFFHSGAKSVVSSLWSTYDKSSKELITSFYTELDKGATKSAAMRQAKLDYIQKYRESAIAPAYWSALIVIGDNSPITNQTGLLSSWVWALLGILLLIVAYLLYKRKK
- a CDS encoding S8 family serine peptidase, with product MKMKITLLLTTALILASCTKLEDFSGSVKNDLGKGKDLSTTNGYSDSQIIVRFEDNLSESEKNDIRKDYGSENNYQPCSCGDPNLELWGIDPNKEPVEFAVERLRRRPDAEGDFLFDMTIEPIKGYETKGAAGQIEGNLISTITKDRINIAIIDSGIDYGQPFTDDPFKKPYLYDTSNLTNCDNNITGWNFTDEGAPNDILDFNGHGSLVTKIITTQLDNKQYGYSILPVKAFKKNGEGSYWNVVCAFGYIQKVQAKGGAIDMVNASFGKSIDKILFDPNSLLNTMIDELGQTGALVVTSAGNDGLDTDYGSKKHFPSGFASENILSVGGYKYNTSPYARMLIHPDSNFGDISTDVAAPYDGWLVSFGNTSYRDIEGTSFSTAYVTGVLGVTSIERGKPNPRDLKYNFLNNTYGIVHYSNSLISSIANGTYVKLQ